In Papaver somniferum cultivar HN1 chromosome 9, ASM357369v1, whole genome shotgun sequence, the genomic stretch CCTGTCATGTTATTCTAATTTCACCGGCTACGCGCTTATGGTCAAAGATGCTCCTGATGACGAAGCATTCCCCTGTTCCACTGTTGACCTAGTCGTCTATGGTAGTGGCAGTACTTTGCGGCGCTTTTGTCCATTTCGTTGACATCTACTACGACTGTTGGTGGAAGTTCGACTTCTTTGTTTTCTAACCATCGTTCCGAAAGCCTAATTATTTTTTCTTGGCTGCATGGTAGGTAGGTGGCGGGATAAATCTCCTTTTCTATTTGTTTCCTGCCGTGTTCTCATTAGCATTCTGAAGCGGCTATTTATTTCCTTGGTTGATGTTTGATTTTACGTTACGCGGTGCTTTAGAAATAGTGTTAATCGTGTATTGCCAAGTATGATCCGTGTGTGATTCTTCGACAAAATCCTTTCGGCCGCTTCTTCTAACTCGGCAAAGGTATGGAATCTAAAATTGGTTAAGTTCCTTTTGAAGACGGGTATCATTCCTCGTACACAGATTTCCACCAGTGCCCCTCACTTAATGTCTTCGTGGTAATCTAAAGCAATATGTCGAAATCGAGAGATGAATTTTTCTATATCTTCATATATTCGCTGATTACACTTTCTCGAATCTATTGATGTGATCTTTCCTTTGGCTGAGTAGAACTTTCTCAAGAATAGGGTGGACATGGTCTGTCATGAGTCAACACTCTCATCTCTCAGGTTATCATACCAAGTGAATGTCGTGCCTATGAGTGACTTAGAAAATTCCCTCAGACATAGCCTTTGGTCAGAGGCCTTGTCGTTCATTGCTGACAAGAATCAGCTGAGATGTTCACGCGCGTTTCGTTGCCCGTCATACCCTTTAAATTTTGGCGATGCGTAATCTCATGGGTATTGGTGCGTGTTGATCTTCGTTGGGTAGGGGTCGAGTATAAAGTCATGATTTTCTTGCCTTGTCACGTGGTAATTTGTCTCTATATATTTTTCTATGGCTTTCTGCGACATTGTTGTGGATTTATTTTTCTTGcattcttgttttctcgttgttttcTCAGGGAGATCTTGGTGTGTCATTGTTGCTTTCTCCATCCATTCCTTCAATTCTTGTTTTCTTCGAACGCGTCCTTCTAGATTTTATGTATATCTTTCAGGGATGGCGAgcctggtgtctgcgttatttgtCATGTATCCATCCCGTGTTGCTTTTGCTTCCTCGCTCTAGGGTTCATGTATCACTGGGTATGGGACTGCATCTTGTGTTGGAACTTCTTCTTCGTTGTTCTCGTTTTCCTCTTCTATTGTTACTTCATCAAGGTTGATGGGTCGGTCGGTCAATTGATTTCTTGGCGCGCCCTTGTTGGTTCTTTCCTGGTGCGTCATGGTGAACTAGAGACAAGCCTCTggttgtggtcgccaaatgtttaGGGGTGATCTTGGTTCTACAAGTCCTAGTTACACCTAATGACAGACTTTCTAGGAATAAAATGAGAGATAACTTGTTTTTTATTGTACTATGTacctctttatatagagtttccCAAAATCCCTTCCTTTTCTgtcatcatgacacatgtccttAAACctcttaattaccactaatgccaTGCCTCTCTAATGTGACCTTCTTCTTTTCCATTAATTCCTTCCTTATCGTTTCCTTCATATGGATACTTTGCTAATGGACTTGGGATTTAGTCTCCAAGTCCCATACGCTTTAAGTTGGGTTTCTCTCCCTTTTAGGGGCTTCCTAGCCCTGCTAAGGGGCGATTATTTCATGTATCAACGAACATTGCAAAAACTTATTGCCAGAAAGTCTCTTGCGTAAAATTCGTAACAACATGGATGTTATTTCTTGTTTGAGTAACATAAGCCGTGAAAATTGCTAAATCTTCATTTAAAAAAAACCTAGGACCACGAACTCGAACAACCATTTTTGGAGATTAAATGATGAAGATTGAAGtgaaattatgaagaatttataAGTGTGAAAGGAGGAGAAGGTGTGATTTTAGTGTTGAAATCAACTCAATTTATATGGGGGATTCGTAGCCGTTGGATGTTTCTAGTCGTTGTCGGGCAGGAAGAACCGACCGATTCAGTGTGAGACGACACTCGGGTTCCATTACCAGGTGTATAATCAGCCCATTGGAATTGCTCTAAGGGGTGGAAATATATATGTCGCATCTCTAGAAGGAGAGGGGGCTTATAAGATTCTTTTGGTTCTTACTACCCCTGAAATTCACTCTCCCAGCCCAGTCTCTCTAATTCTTCATTCTGGCGATTTCTAGGGCGAAATGTATCGATCTTTGTGGTGTGAATTGGGAGTAACTCTGAAGAGgacgacaacttcttcttcaacattaCCAGCTAAGTATTTTTTCAGAATACAAAATCAAAATGTTGCTGTAATTTCAAAATCTAGGGttacttccatcttctcttcCTTCTCTACTACCACTAGTAATAAGCGTAATAATGTCAATTGTTCTTATGATTTTGATTCATCATTTGTGGTTTCTTATCTGATTAATTCATGTGGATTATCACAAACTGAAGCAATTATTGCttctaaaaaaatcaattttaaaaCCACAACGAAACCAGATTCAGTATTAACCCTACTCAAAACATATGGATTTACTGAACCCGACATTTCTAAGCTAATAAACAAGGAACCATCCATCCTCTTATCTAATCCTCATAAAACCCTTCAACCCAAACTGGATTTCTTCAAATCAAAAGGAATTTATGAAATTGAGCTTGCCAACTTCATCTCCAGGTTCCCAAAATTTCTGACGCGAGGcttaaagggagaaataattcctTCCTTTGAAATACTTAAGAGCATTGTTCACTCTGATGTACATGTCATTAAAATGATTAAACGAAATTCTTGGATTATCAGTGCGGACCGAATTAAAAGAGTGATGGTCAATGTAGAGCTTTTGAGAAATGAAGGTGTTCCTGAAACTAATATTCATATGTGTTTAAGCGCCCAACCAAGAGCATATTCAGAAAGCGCCAATAGATTTAAAGAGATTTTAGAAAAGGTTAAAGAAATGGGGTTCCATCACTTACAAACCACATTTCTTAGAGCTATACATGGATTAACATCAATGAATGGAGCCAATTGGAGGAAAAAGATGGATGTTTACAAGAGATGGGGTTGGTCTGAAGATCACATTCATGCAGCATTTAGGAAACATCCCAGCTGTATGATGGCTTCCGAAAAGAAGATTATGGGGATTATGAATTTCCTTGTGAACGATATGGGTCATAATTCATTAAGTATTTCTGGAGCCTCAAAAGTTTTTTGCTATAGCTTGAAGAACAGGATTATACCTAGGTGTTCTGTTGTTAAGATTTTAGTCTCCAAGGGTCTGATTCAGAAAAAACCTTGTATTAATTCATTTGTAACAATCACAGACAagtcttttttggaaaaatatatcAAGAAATACGAGCTAGAAGTTCCCGAACTAATGAAGGTATTCCAGCGTCAGCTTAATTACCTAGACCTACTTCAGAACTAGTGTACCTTGTCTttccctcttcttctttttcctgttCCTGCTGGTCTTTCATATTTTAGCTCTGCTCTTGTTTATGATTGTATTGCTATTTCAGTTAAAAATATTGAGATGCTTCATtcgtttgaaaaaaatgaagaatataTATCACGAAGTAGTAGTCCTATGTTTTGGGCATGTTATTTGTGGTTTTTTGTTTGATAAGAAAGTTTGTATAGTTGGATTACTATTGTTTCTTCCGAAGGTTGGCAGTTTAGTAACTTTATGTTAGCTCAACTGTCCTTTGGAGTCCattagatatttttttctttttcttctatgtaAACACTTCATTATTTTTTTCCAAGTACCGAGACAATAGAACTCGAGTAAAAGATGTTATGAAGTTGGGAAAGGTAATTTCTTATTCCAACTGTTCATTTTATTCGAAGAAATCGTTTAGTTGCAAATTTTGGGTTTGTTTGTGATTTCATATGTTGGTTAATTTGCAGATTGCTATGTCATCTGCTTCGACTTATGAAGAGTTCATGGCTGCTATTGCCGAGTACTTGAACCCGGTATAAGATATCAACTTGCAGGTAGTGATTTTTCTCTTCTACAGCGACGTAAGTATCTGCTCCTTATTATCTTTTTTCCATTATTGATGTTTGTGTACGATGTGTGTGGTTGCGAGTCTACACTGACTTGTAACATGTGTTGCAGCTTGTATTTGAAGAGCTGCTGGAAAGGATTAAGGTGAAGGAAGAGAAGGAGGCTAAAAACCGTCAACTCCTAGCTGATGACTTCTCTGATCTATTACGCTCAATTAAGGTATATCATGATTATATACTAGCACTAGAACTTCTATATCCTTAGTCTGCAATATTTCATAAGATGATAGTCTTCGCAAACATTAGCACTCATATATTCTCTCACCTTAGAGTAGAACGACATCTTCAAGTTGGGACATCCAAGAGTATAGGTATTGCGAACTTTAAACTTTCTTTATATAAACAACTGTCACACCCCTGAAATTGGTGAAGTCTGAGGTATTTTAATTCCGGGGAAATAAATTCTGAATTTACGAATTAGGACAATAAAGAAGACTTTGTTAATATGTGACATTCAATTGTCTAATTGTATGGTACCTGGAACAAAAGATGATACAGGTTATGTGAGTTACGTTACATTTTTAGCATTTTAAGTATCTTCTGTATGCTTTGCATGTGATTCCAAGAGTTCGAGGATAATGTCAGTTTTTATTTTCACCTGGGTAGAAAATCAGAAAAAAGGTTAAAATTCATTTGTGGCCACTACTTGGAGGCGACTAAGATTTAGCAAATATGAGATTTGGAATTAAGTTCATTAATATTTCCCATCTTTTGTGTTCTCTTTCTCTCGGCAATTCTCGGCAATATGTTTTACATAAATTGTCCATATCTATTGATAGGGATAAGGAGAGGGAGGCTCCAAGAAGGATGATACAGAGAGCGACACTGTTGATGCATCTGGCGTGAAGGAGGACAGAAAATGGGACAAGGATAAGGATAGGAAACTCTGAAAGTGACCAAAGTGGGGCTGAAGACATGAGTTCGGAGGAGGAGGAAAAAGATAATTCAAAGAAATCACAAAGACATAGTAGTTCtagaaaaaaatcaagaataggtAATAGTATCATGCGTTCACTTCTTGGTTGCTTGTTCCTTAATTCCGGGGGTCATAGCATGTATAAActaaaattttccttttttttttgcgtCTGGGCAGCATGCATGCACTCCTAATTCAGATGGTGAAGGTGCACACAAGAGACATCGGAAAGATCATAGAGATGGCTCCATAGAAATGGCACTCATGGGAAACTTGGAGAGGATGGGAAGATACGGTAGTTCTTCTTTGCGCTGCTGCCCTATATAAGTATTTGTTTTCAAGTACAGTGTGTTTGGTTGTTCTATCTTATCTAATTTTTACTAGATCATTTTCACAGTCGTTCTTTTGAGCTGATTATAAATTTGGAAATGATAATAGTCTGGcacgtacatatatatatatgtcttagtCAATGCTGCTTTTATTGGTGAAACTAGAAAGTAATTTCCTTCTTGATCCTGTGAGTCTTTGTGCATCGAAATTCCATAGATGGATTGCCCAAAGGAGTAGGGTCATATAACGGAAGAGTTTCACCATGGATCTAAGTTATTAGATCAGTTTTTAATTGTCGTCTTTTGAGCTGACTAGAAATTTTCAAATATATTACTGCAAACGTGTGATATGTCTTGGTAAATGTTGCTTCCCTCTacctaatatattattttttatctttttttattttcttaaatctgAGAAGTCAAAATGCTCGAATTGGTATTATAATGTTCAAATTTGCAGGCGAGTTCAGTGAAGTTAGAGCAGCAACAGAAGAGAATCAAGCAATATGCAGGCAGTTGCTCTCAGGCTTGAATACTGCAGTACGATGGAACCAAGAACAGGTTGTCAGGAGAAGTCTTTTTCAATGAAGTTTGTGACTGACTTGCTCAGATTATTCTCCTCAATTCCGTCTCTCCTCTGTAATGGAAACCAATCGACCTTTTGAAGACCAAAGTCCTCTGCTGTAGTAGTGGtgcatcaaaaggaaatactgGTGATGGCTAGAAGCAGTGATTTCTTAACTGCTGTATCTGGAGGGTTGCCGCCAGCTCTTTTGCCAGAATTTTGGCAGTATTGTGTGTGGGAATGGGCTGCTAAGACGGGTGGTTTATCATACTACGCCTTCATTCTTGGCAAACTTAGAGTCACCACATCAACAGTACTGTAGATTCTCTCTTCTTTGGAGGGCGCCCTTTTCTGAGGTTCCTTTCTTTAGTTGGTTTTTGATGTTACTTTTGTGTGTCCTTTTGTATTGATTTGCCTAATTTGGCTGGTTAATAGAAAAATGACCCTTATTCCTAAGAAGTTATAAATTTGTTTTGGAGATTTAAAGAAAGAACCAGAAGATAACTTGGACTGTGCATCTATGACCATGACACAGGACTCAGGTGCATTTGGGCCGACTAGTAACCAATGAACGCATGCCTCATACTTGGTCTGTGCCTGGTGTCTCCTACATCCCAAGCCCCGGGAATACCGCGGTTGAGTTGCGGAACTGCGTTGCAAATTTCAGTTTAGTAAGTTTGGTCAGGGCAAACTAGCAAATAGGgtcgttgtagtatagtggtaagtattcccgcctgtcacgcgggtgacccgggttcgatccccggcaacggcgtttTTTTTGTCTTGATATCTTTTTCCACCTATATTTGCTTAATGTAAATGCGCACATAGTTCAGTAGTACTGATAACTATCTCTTATTAGCTCCTTGGCATAAGCTATTAGCCCACTATTGCAAACCAAGTTTCTAGTAGCACATAGTTCACAGTCGAAGGAAGTTCATAGTTCACAGTCGAAGGAAGTTGTATAATTAAGATGAATATGCGATGGTTTTAGGA encodes the following:
- the LOC113313475 gene encoding uncharacterized protein LOC113313475 isoform X2; translation: MYRSLWCELGVTLKRTTTSSSTLPAKYFFRIQNQNVAVISKSRVTSIFSSFSTTTSNKRNNVNCSYDFDSSFVVSYLINSCGLSQTEAIIASKKINFKTTTKPDSVLTLLKTYGFTEPDISKLINKEPSILLSNPHKTLQPKLDFFKSKGIYEIELANFISRFPKFLTRGLKGEIIPSFEILKSIVHSDVHVIKMIKRNSWIISADRIKRVMVNVELLRNEGVPETNIHMCLSAQPRAYSESANRFKEILEKVKEMGFHHLQTTFLRAIHGLTSMNGANWRKKMDVYKRWGWSEDHIHAAFRKHPSCMMASEKKIMGIMNFLVNDMGHNSLSISGASKVFCYSLKNRIIPRCSVVKILVSKGLIQKKPCINSFVTITDKSFLEKYIKKYELEVPELMKVFQRQLNYLDLLQN
- the LOC113313475 gene encoding uncharacterized protein LOC113313475 isoform X1, which translates into the protein MYRSLWCELGVTLKRTTTSSSTLPAKYFFRIQNQNVAVISKSRVTSIFSSFSTTTSNKRNNVNCSYDFDSSFVVSYLINSCGLSQTEAIIASKKINFKTTTKPDSVLTLLKTYGFTEPDISKLINKEPSILLSNPHKTLQPKLDFFKSKGIYEIELANFISRFPKFLTRGLKGEIIPSFEILKSIVHSDVHVIKMIKRNSWIISADRIKRVMVNVELLRNEGVPETNIHMCLSAQPRAYSESANRFKEILEKVKEMGFHHLQTTFLRAIHGLTSMNGANWRKKMDVYKRWGWSEDHIHAAFRKHPSCMMASEKKIMGIMNFLVNDMGHNSLSISGASKVFCYSLKNRIIPRCSVVKILVSKGLIQKKPCINSFVTITDKSFLEKYIKKYELEVPELMKIAMSSASTYEEFMAAIAEYLNPV